A single region of the Drosophila miranda strain MSH22 chromosome 2, D.miranda_PacBio2.1, whole genome shotgun sequence genome encodes:
- the LOC117187286 gene encoding microspherule protein 1-like, with protein MSLSKFKREDMEFVPNGNVMELRPMQQLRRAKIDAAALKGGRKLRKDEEPRAQMVGRWKPIDDLALLTAMDRVNNVKIVHRVCKFSCMFSLKEVHQRWKALLYSPMDSQTAMTAIENLHPETVATVRANTVLSPEEEEVIMSIKSSESPSLAKFQELIDQNAAIFLRERTAQYLQTYWRELRKYMLLPDQVIAPGEEASYLQSFSEAEAEAFNVNVHEPIDEALDAELELQNRRNRRSIRLLENEITRMSVLVDCGRGPRDLDNNTIACLCGHRVRFLIQHPEINFGRDGNEGSDWKVDVNLALEGPAEKVSRLQGTIKLRNDGIIFIANVGKRTIFVQGEPLLTSHKTRLDDNMLVEICGLTFTFIINPNAIDAVRTQCAKTSEPLK; from the coding sequence ATGTCGCTGTCAAAGTTTAAACGTGAGGATATGGAATTTGTACCCAATGGGAACGTGATGGAACTCCGTCCAATGCAGCAACTTCGACGAGCCAAGATTGATGCGGCCGCCCTCAAGGGGGGTCGCAAGCTCCGCAAGGATGAAGAGCCAAGGGCCCAAATGGTCGGCCGCTGGAAGCCCATTGATGACCTGGCCCTGTTGACTGCCATGGATCGGGTGAACAATGTTAAGATTGTGCATCGTGTATGCAAATTCTCGTGCATGTTCTCGCTCAAGGAGGTCCATCAGCGTTGGAAGGCACTGCTCTACTCGCCCATGGATTCGCAGACGGCCATGACGGCCATCGAGAATCTACACCCGGAGACGGTGGCCACCGTTAGGGCTAATACGGTACTCAGtcccgaggaggaggaagtaATCATGAGCATCAAGAGCTCGGAATCCCCCTCACTGGCAAAGTTTCAGGAGCTGATCGATCAGAATGCTGCCATCTTTTTGCGTGAACGAACGGCCCAATATCTGCAAACTTACTGGCGCGAGCTCCGCAAGTATATGCTGCTGCCTGATCAGGTGATTGCGCCGGGCGAAGAGGCGTCCTATCTGCAGAGCTTCTCCGAGGCCGAGGCGGAGGCTTTTAATGTCAATGTCCACGAGCCCATCGACGAGGCCCTGGACGCCGAGCTGGAGCTTCAGAACCGTCGCAATAGGCGCTCCATTCGGTTGTTGGAGAACGAAATAACTCGTATGTCCGTCCTGGTGGACTGTGGTCGTGGTCCTCGAGACCTGGACAACAATACGATTGCCTGTTTGTGCGGCCATCGGGTGCGCTTTCTGATACAACATCCGGAGATCAACTTTGGGCGCGACGGTAACGAAGGttccgattggaaggtggatGTGAACCTGGCCCTGGAGGGTCCGGCCGAGAAGGTGTCACGTCTGCAGGGCACCATTAAGCTGCGCAACGATGGCATCATCTTCATTGCCAATGTGGGCAAGCGGACCATCTTTGTGCAGGGCGAACCCCTGCTTACGAGTCACAAGACACGGCTCGACGACAATATGTTGGTGGAGATATGCGGCCTTACCTTTACGTTCATCATTAACCCCAATGCCATCGATGCCGTACGCACGCAGTGCGCCAAGACATCGGAGCCGTTGAAGTAA